The region GCACCGACAGATCCAGCAGATCGTCCAACAGCCGCGTCAGGCGGATCGTCTCGCTGTGGATGATCGTGGCGTAGCGATTCTTATCCGCGTCCGTGAGGCCCGGCGCGTCGCGTAGAATTTCCGAAAACGACCGGATCGAGGTCATCGGCGTGCGCAACTCATGGCTAATCTGGCTCAGAAAACTGTCCTTTTGCAGCGACAATTGCGTGAGCTTCTCATTCGCCGCGCGCAGCTGCGCCGCCGTTTCTGTCAACTCCCGCGATTTGGTTTCAAGCTGGCTGGAATACTCCAACATCTGCGCGGATTCGTCGGCCACGGCAAGCAGGTCTTGCACCGAGACCGACGCCCCGCCCACGATCTGTGCCACCATCGCATGTGCCGTGGCCGCACCGACGGAGGCCGCCAGTTCCCGCTCCAACGCCTGCACAAACCGCGGCGTGGGTTCCGGCAGGCGTTGCCCATGCCCTTGCCGCTCGGCCTCGCGGGTGAAAAACGCCTGCGCCTCTGTCGCGCCCAAGATCCGCTGCGCCATAATCATCAGGTCTTCGCTGCCCGCGACGGAGGCCGTCCACCCCCGCGCCGGGCCGGAATGGTCAAAGACATTTACGAATTGCGCCCCCTGAAGCCGCTCCAGCGGCGCAGGGAAGCTGAAAAGCGAGACGACCACGAAAACCAGCGTATTGAGCGCAAGGCTCCAGACCACCGCATGCACCGTTGGGTCGATCCCTGCGATACCAAAAAGCGCCTCGGGGCGCAGCCAATCGAGCCCCCAAAGCCCTTGCTCCAAAGTCGCACTCGACAGGGCCACATCCGCGCCGAAACTGGGCAGCAGCATGGTAAATACCCACAGCACAAAGCCCGTCCCCAGCCCACAAAGCGCCCCTGCCCGCGTGGCCCCGCGCCACAGGACGCCGCCCAGCATCGCCGGCAAAAACTGCGCCACCCCGCCAAAAGAGATCGTGCCAATCGCCGCCAACGCCCCGCTGCCGCCCGAGGCGCGGTAGTAGAGGTAGCCCAAGCCGACCACGCAAAAGATCGACAGCCGCCGCGCTAGGATCACGATATTGCGCACGTCACCCGACTGCGTCGCCCCATCGCGCCGAAACGCCAGCCAGATCGGCATGACGATATGGTTGCTGACCATCGTCGAGAGCGCCAGCGTGGCGACGATCACCATCGAGGTGGCTGACGAAAAACCGCCCAAGAAAGACAGCATCGCCAGCCCGTTCTGCCCCTGGCTAAGCGGCAGGCTCAGCACAAACAGATCGGGGTTCGAGCCTTCGGGCATCAGATCAAGCCCCACGACCGCGATCGGCACGACGAAAAGGCTCATCAGCATGAGGTACAGCGGAAAGGCCCAACTCGCGATCTGCAATTGCCGCTCGTCGTCATTCTCGACGACCATCACCTGAAACATGCGCGGCAGGCATAAAAGCGCGGCCCCCGAAAGGACCGTCAACGCGGCCCAGCGGCTGCCCTGGACCTCCCATTGGCCGATGTCGGACGCATCAATCTTCGCGAGCGTCTCGCTCAGACCTCCGGCAAGCCCCCAGATGACGTAGATACCGACCGCTACCAGCGCCAGCAGTTTCACCACGGCCTCGACGGCGATGGCGATGACAACGCCGTGGTGCCGCTCGTTCACGTTCAGGTTCCGCGTGCCGAAAAGCACCGTGAACAGCGTCAGCCCCGCCGCCACCCAAAGGGCAGCCTGCCCGCGATTGATCACATCGTCTCCGGCCTCAGCCAGCGGCGCATTGGGGGCGGCGAAAATCGACAGCGACAGAATAACCGATTGTAATTGCAACGCGATATAGGGTGTCACGCCAATCACGGCCATGATCGTCACCACGATCGCTAGCGTGTTCGATTTGCCGTAGCGCGACGAAATCAGGTCAGCGATTGAGGTCACGCGGTGGCTCCGCCCGATCCGCACAAGGCGGCGCAGCCCCCACCACCAGCCGATCATCACCAGCGAGGGGCCAAGGTAGATGGTCACATACTCCAACCCCGAACGCGCGGCATAGCCCACAGCGCCGTAGAAGGTCCAAGCCGTGCAATAGATCGACAGCGACAGCGTGTAGACCAATGGGGAGCGTAACAGCCAACCGCCCCGCCCCCTCAGCGCCGCGCGTTCTGCGGCGAAGGCCACGATGAACAGCCCCGCAACATACATCAGGCAGACCACGACCAATTGATTGAGCGATACCATCAGCGCGGCCCGTCCGCCTGATCAGCACCCTCGCCCGATGCCACATCCCGCGTCCGCCGCCAAAGTGCCCATGTCGCCAAGATCAGCAACGCCCAAACCCCAAAGAGATAGCGTAGCGCCACGCTCATCGCGATTGTCGGCTCAGTGGGTTCAGGGGTGGCGTCAGGCACAGGCCAGAGCAGCGGCACCATCCACAGCATCAGCCCCAGAAACGGCAGCAGCCGCACCGCATCCATCATGCGCCGCCGACGGTAGCCGCGTTTTTCCAGAAAGATCGGAGGACGGGGCATGGCGGGTTAACTGGCGATCAGGTCGCGCACCGCGTCCAGCATCTCAGAATTCGAAAACGGCTTGGTCATGAAACGGCTCACCCCGGCCTTCTCAGCCATGGCGCGATCCCGGCTTTGGCCGCGCGCGGTCAGCATCAAGACCGGCAAGGTCTCCATTGCCGGGTCACTGCGCAGTTCATCAAGTATCTCAAAACCGCTCTTGCCCGGCAGCATTACATCCAGCATCACCAGATCGGGCGATGCCTTGCGGATCACCTCAACCGCGCCCGATCCATTGGCAAGCGTCTCCACACGCCAGCCTTCTTGGCCCAACAAAAAGCGGATGGCCTCGGCGATATTCACCTCGTCCTCCACCAGAACTACGAGTTTGCTCATTGGCGAAAAGTCTCCCCCCTCGGTGTGCGACTGCCCCGTCTTGTTGCGAGGTCACACGCACCGGGGCGAGCATGCATCGGTTTGGCAGCCCTGTCAAAAACTGCCTGATCCCTTGCTAGAGTCCGTCGCGCAGGATCGACGGCTCACGCCGCGCGCGGCATCCTTCGACCGGGCAGATGCGGCAGGTTGCGCCCACGGGCTGCGCAGGTGACGCGCTCGAGGGCACAGGCAAAAGCAACATAACGGATTGGCTCAAGGGCGGCGTGTTATAGGCGGCGGCGGCTTGAACTTCACAAGTCGCAATGGCCTCGAACTGCGCCTGCCCGCGTCCCATCTGCATGACACGGGATTTCATCACCAGCCCCGGCTGACCCTGCACCGCGAACAGTGGCCAAAGCGGGCAACAGGCGCCAAAGCGCGGCACGGTGAACCCTTCGACGGATTTGGCAAATGTCACACTGCCCGCGCGATCACAGACCACCAACCCCGCGCCAAGATCGGGCAGCGAGGCCAAGCGGCGCAGCACCCGCCCCATCGGTTGCTCCAGCGCCTGTGCAAGTCGTGCCGGATCATGTCCCCGCTCGGCCACTGCCCCCTCTAAACGGTTCAAAGGCAGCGCCGCCGCGTCCCGCGCAATCTGCTGCAACACCCCCGTTGCGATATGCCGCGCGGCTTTGGTTTTGAGCGCCTCAGCCTCGCCTACAAGGGCTGCAATCGCATCCTGCGGCGTGCCAGCCTGTTCCAGCGCGTCAAAACGGTAGTCATGCGCGGCGAGGAAGGTTTCCACCTCCGCCTGCGGGGAATGGGCCACCTCACGGGTCTCGGCGGCATTGTCAAAATAGGTCACCAGCGCCTGCGCACTGTCGGACAAACGGCGGCTATCTTCGTGGATATTCGCATGAAACCGGTCGCGCCATTCGGGCTGCAGACTGTCCGTCTCCGCCAAAATCGAGGCGGTTGATCGGATTGCGGCGGCGGTGCTGAGCAGCTCGTGCATCGACGTGGCAAGCTGCGGATCATGGGCCAACCGGTCTGACAGCGCCTCCACCGTCTGCTCTAACGCATCGATGCGGCGCTGGCTGGTGGCGAGCACTTTGGCCCAGCCCGGGAAACGCCCTGCGAATTCGTCAGCGCGGTCGCCCTCCGGCCCCACCAGCCCCGCATCCTCCGCCGCTTCGCGCAGCGCGGCGATCAGCGCGGCTTCGGCCCCTTCGGTCAGCGCCTGCGGCTCTACCCCAAGCGCGTGGGCGATATTGAGCAAGAGTTTCCCGCCGATTCTGCGTCGGTTATGTTCGATCAGATTGAGATAACTGGCCGAGATTCCGCTTTGCTGAGCCAACTCAGCTTGCTTCAACCCTGCCATCACCCGCCGCTCACGGATACGGCTGCCGGTCAGCCCCTCACGCATGAGGTCGCTCCGCGCGAGATTTCGCCCGTTGTTTCAAGGTCTTTCTGCGGCGCAATATCATGTTATTTACAAACCTCGCGAAGTCTTTGCGAATATATTTACAGAAATATCGTTTCCATCAAGCAGGTTATTGATCGGTTTTCAGTTTCCGCGCCATAGTTTCTTTGCATTCTTGCGCGCCGTGGCACCGGGGGGAGGTTCCGCTGCCACGGCTTATAAAAACATGGGAGGACTTCATGTCGTTTACGAAACTGACACGCCGCGGGCTGATCCAGACCGGCGCGGTTGCCGGTGCAGGGTTGGCGCTGCCGACCTATCTGCGCGCCGAAACGCACTCAGGCTTTACCAACGCGCCCACGGGCAGCACCGTCACGCTGGGCTTCAACGTGCCTCAGACCGGCCCCTATGCCGAAGAGGGTCTGGACGAGCTGCGCGCACAGGAACTCGCTGTTCAGCACCTCAACGGTGAGGGCGACGGCGGCATGATGAACACTTTCAGCTCTAAGGCGCTGAAAGGGAACGGCATTCTGGGCAAGAAGGTCGAATACGTCACCGGCGACACCCAGACAAAATCTGACGCCGCCCGCGCTTCCGCCAAAGCGATGATCGAAAAAGACGGCGCGATCATGATCAACGGCGGCTCGTCATCCGGCGTGGCCGTGGCGGTTCAAGGTCTGTGCCAAGAGGCCGGCGTGATCTTCATGGCCGGTCTGACCCACTCCAACGACACTACCGGGAAAGACAAGAAAGCCAATGGTTTCCGCCACTTCTTTAACGGTTACATGTCTGCCGCCGCCCTCGCGCCGGTGTTGAAAAACGCCTATGGCGAAGACCGCCGCGCTTACCACCTGACGGCGGATTACACATGGGGTTGGACACAACAGGAATCCATCGCCGCCGCGACTGAGGCGATGGGCTGGGAAACCGTCAACAACGTGCTGACGCCGCTCGCCTCGACTGACTTTAGCTCCTACATCGCGCCGGTGCTGAACTCCGGTGCCGATGTGCTGGTGCTGAACCACTACGGCGGGAACATGGTGAACTCGCTCACCAACGCGGTGCAGTTCGGCCTGCTGGATAAAGAAGTGAACGGCAAGAAGTTCGAGATCGTCGTGCCGCTTTATTCCGAGCTCATGGCCGCCGGTGCCGGTGCCAACGTGCAAGGTGTTATCGGTTCGATGAACTGGAACTGGCAGCTGCAGGATGAAGGCTCCAAAGCCTTCGTGAAATCCTTTGGTGAGAAATATGGCCGTCCACCCTCCAACTCCGCGCACACCTGCTATGTGCAGACGCTGCTCTATGCGGATGCGGTTGAGCGCGCAGGCACCTTCAACCCCTGCGGTGTCGTCGAAGCGCTGGAAGACTTCGAGTTCGACGGTCTGGGCAACGGTCCAGTGCTCTACCGCGGCGATGACCACCAGTGCTTCAAAGACGTGCTGGTCATGAAGGGCAAAGAAAACCCGACCAACGAATATGACACGCTGGAGATCGTCGAGGTCACGCCACGTGCGCAGGTCGAATATGCGCCTGATCACCCGATGTTCGCCGGGGGCGAGCTGGGCGCCTGCAACCCGGGCGCTTGATCTACTGAACCTTGTGGGCGCGCTGTATCGGCGCGCCCCTTTCACCACATGAGGCCCGCCCTCATGTGAACGCATCCCTAACAGGTGGGGTCCATGGACGCTGTTCTTCTGCAAATACTTAACGGGCTCGACAAGGGCTCGGCCTATGCGCTGATCGCGCTTGGGCTCACTTTGATCTTTGGCACGCTTGGCGTGGTCAACTTTGCCCATGGGGCGCTGTTTATGATCGGGGCTTTCTGCTCGGTCACGCTGCAACGTCTGCTGACGCTGAGCGTTGAGACAGTTAGCGAGACCCAAAAGGATTTCCTCGGCAATCCGCTGAAGGTCAAAACCCCCTATGTCGAGCAATGGTTCGGACCAGAGACGGGACAGGCGATCATCGACTGGTCGGTGCCGCTGGCGATCCTCTTTGCGATTCCGGTGATGCTGCTGATTGGCTTCATCATGGAACGCGGGCTGATCAAGCATTTCTACAAGCGTCCCCATGCGGATCAGATCCTTGTGACCTTCGGCCTCGCCATCGTACTGCAAGAGGTCGTGAAGTATTTCTATGGTGCCAACCCGATCCCCACCCCTGCGCCCGAAGTTTTCAAAGGCAGCTTTGACTTCGCACCGCTCTTGGGCTTGGATACCTCGCTGGCCTACCCCTACTGGCGTCTGGTCTATTTCGGCTTCTCTACAGTCATCATCGCTGCGGTTTTTGCCTTCCTGCAATTCACCACCTTCGGCATGGTCGTCCGCGCCGGTATGGCGGACCGTGAGACCGTGGGCCTTCTGGGCATCGACATCGACCGCCGCTTTACCATCATGTTCGGCATCGCTGCTGCCGTGGCGGGGCTTGCGGGCGTGATGTATGCGCCGATTAACTCACCGAATTATCACATGGGCATGGACTTTCTGGTGCTGAGCTTCGTTGTCGTCGTGGTTGGCGGCATGGGCTCCCTGCCCGGCGCGGTGCTGGCGGGGTTCCTTTTGGGCATCCTCGAAAGCCTCGCCTCCATGAATGAAATCAAGAACATCATCTACGGTATCGACCAGATCATCATCTACGTCGTTGCCATCGTGATCCTGCTGGTCCGCCCGCGTGGTCTGATGGGTCGCCGCGGCGTGATGGAGGAATAAGCCATGTTCGGACTGGAAAAACGCGATACGCTTCTCTTGGGGGTCGTAATCGTTCTCACGCTCTTCGCCCCCTTCATCCTCAACCCCTTCCCCGCAAACTCGGCAATGGCGCAATTCAACGCGGGCTATCCCGATCTGATGCAGCGTTTTGTGATCTTCGGCATCTTTGCTATCGGGTTCAACATACTCTTCGGGTTGACTGGCTACCTCTCCTTTGGCCATGCGGCCTTTCTGGGGGTCGGTTCCTACTCCGCCGTCTGGATGTTCAAACTGCTGAGCTACAACGTCGTGCCCGCCTTGGTGCTGGCCGTGATCATGGCGGGGCTGTTTTCGGCGCTCATTGGCTTTATCAGCCTGCGGCGCTCGGGCATCTACTTCTCGATCCTGACACTGGCCTTTGCACAGATGTCGTTTAACCTTGCCTATTCAGTGCTGACACCCATCACCAATGGTGAGACGGGTTTGCAGATCTACACTTCTGACCCGCAGTACCTTCAAGCCGCAGATGCTCCCGCCTTCCCCAATCTCTTTGGTGCGGCGATGAACTCTTCGACGACGCTGTTCTTCGGCGGTTGGACGTTTACTTTCTCCGTCGGCTACTACTTCTGCGCGATCTTCCTGATCCTCGCCTTCTATCTGGCGATCCGCATCTTCCGCTCGCCTTTCGGCATGATGCTGCGGGCGGTGAAGTCTAACCAGCAGCGGATGAACTACACAGGCCTTAACACCCGGCCCTACACACTGGCGGCCTTTGTGATCTCGGGCATGTATGCCGGTCTGGCCGGTGGTCTGCTCGCCGCGATGGACCCGCTGGCGGGGGCCGAGCGGATGCAGTGGACGGCCTCTGGCGAAGTGGTGCTAATGACGATCCTTGGCGGCGCAGGCACCTTGATCGGGCCGGTTTTGGGTGCGGGTTTCATCAAGTACTTTGAAAACATCTTTGCCAAGATCAACGACAACGTGCTGCACGGCTGGTTCGCCTTCATGCCCGACGGATTGGAAGACGCGATGGTCGCCATCATCCATCCTTTCGTTGGCAAAGGCTGGCACCTGACACTGGGCCTGCTCTTTATGCTGGTCGTGATCTTCCTGCCCGGTGGGTTGGTTGAAGGTGGGCAACGTCTGGGCCGTGTCTTCCGCCGCAAGGACAAAAATGCAGGCTCGGTTGAGGCCGACGCCGCCCAACAACGCAGCGAAGCCGCAGAATAGGAAAGACATCATGGCCATTCTCGAAGTCAAAAATGTCGGCAAGCGCTTTGGCGGGTTGCAGGCGCTGAGCGATGTGAACCTGAGCGTGGCGGAGAACTCCGTCCATGCGATCATCGGCCCCAACGGGGCGGGCAAATCCACGCTGCTTAACTGTCTGGTGGGCAAGCTCATTCCCGATACCGGGTCTGTCATGTTCGACGGGCAATCGGTGCTGGGGCGCAAGCCCTATGAGATCAACCAGATGGGCATCAGCCGTGTGTTCCAGACGCCCGAGATCTTTGGTGATCTCACGGTGATGGAAAACATGCTGATCCCCTGCCTTGCCAAACGCGACGGGGCGTTCCAGCTGAATGGGTGGTCCCGCGTGGTCGGCCAGAAAGACGTGATCAACAAGGCCGAGGAAATGCTGCGCGACATGAACATGATCGACAAGCGGCACATGCATGCGGCGGCCCTGTCTCGTGGCGACAAGCGGCGGCTTGAGATCGCCATGTGCCTCGCGCAAGACCCGCGCCTGCTCCTTTTGGACGAGCCCACCGCTGGCATGGCCCGCGCCGATACCAACAACACCATCGACCTGCTGAAACAGATCAAGGACGAGCGCGACATCACCATCGCCATCATCGAGCATGACATGCACGTCGTATTTTCATTGGCCGAACGCATCACGGTGCTGGCCCAAGGCACGCCGCTTGTCGAAGACACGCCCGACCGGATCAAGGGCCACCCCAAGGTGCGCGAAGCCTATCTGGGTGAGAGCCAAGACGCTGCCTGATCCCCGCCCCTCTGATCTTGGCCCTCTGGCCGAACCGCAAGGACATATTGATGAGCACCGACACGCTAGACCAAAACGCCAACCACGCCCAAACCGCCCCGGCCTTCCTTTCGGTCTGGGATATCCATGCCTATTACGGCGAAAGCTATATCGTGCAGGGGGTGAGCTTTAACGTCCATGAGGGCGAAATCCTCGCGCTTCTGGGCCGCAACGGTGCCGGCAAAACCTCGACCCTGCGGGCCATTGCGCGCGTCAGTAATCCGGAACTGAAGCGGGGCGAGATCTGGCTCGACCATCAGCCGCTGCACAATATGGCCAGCCATCAGGCTTCGGCGGCGGGACTGGCGCTGGTGCCGGAAGACCGCCGCATCATCTCGGGCCTCACGGTCGAGGAGAACCTGAAGCTGGCGCAAATCGCCCCCCCGATCGGCTGGTCGCTGGACCGGCTCTATGACCTATTCCCCCGTCTGGGCGAACGTAAGAACCAAGAAGGCACCACCCTCTCGGGCGGCGAACAGCAGATGCTGGCGATTGCGCGGGCCCTGGCGCGGGACATCAAAGTGCTTCTCTTGGACGAGCCTTACGAAGGTCTTGCCCCTGTGATCGTGGATGAGATCGAAAAGACACTGGCGCTGATTAAGGCGCAGGGCATCACAACGATTCTGGTCGAGCAGAACGCCGTGCGCGCATTGAAGCTGGCGGACCGTGCGGTGATCCTTGACACCGGCGGCATTGTTTTCGACGGCACGGCGGCAGAAGTCCTCGACAATGCCGAGCTGCGCGCCGAATACCTCGCGATTTGAACCCACTTGGTAACATCCCCGACGCGCGAGAAAGCGAATACCGCATCATCCCGCGTCGGGGCCTGCCCGCGCGATAAAAAACCGATCCTACCCCCTAGACAACAGTTGGCTTTTCATGGCTTTGCCCATGCCCTATAAGCGAGCACAATCAATCGCGCAGCGATAGGCTGCCAGCCTGTCGAAATCTTCGAGGATCCAATGACAAAAAACACCCATGACAGTGACGTGGCCTTCATCAAGGCCCTCGCCGAGCTGCTGAACGAGAACGACCTGACCGAGCTTCAGGTGAAACGCGACTACGCCGAGGACGACAGCCTGAACGTGCGTGTGAGCCGCAAGCCGCCACAGCAGATCATGGCCGCCCCGCAACAGCAGTATCAGGCCGCCCCCGCTGCCGCAGCCCCATCGGCTGCCCCGGCCAGCGCACCCAGCAGCGCCCCAGCGGCTGCCGATTCCGATCCAGCGGATCATCCCGGCGCGGTAACTTCGCCGATGGTCGGCACGGTATATCTCCAAGGTGAGCCCGGCGCGCCCGCCTTCATCTCGGTCGGTGCTTCGGTCTCCGAAGGCGACACGCTGCTGATCGTCGAAGCCATGAAGACGATGAACCACATTCCCGCCCCCCGCGCTGGCACCGTCAAGCGCATCCTCGTCGGTGACGGCGATGCCGTCGAATTCGGCGCCCCGCTGGTGATCTTGGAATAAGGGCAGATCATGTTCAGCAAAATCCTAGTCGCCAACCGTGGAGAGATCGCCCTGCGCGTCATCCGCGCGGCCCGCGAAATGGGCATCAAGACGGTTGCGGTGCATTCCACCGCCGACAGCGATGCGATGCATGTGCGCATGGCTGACGAATCCGTCTGCATCGGCCCGCCCTCCTCGACGCAATCTTACCTCTCGATCCCGGCCATCATCGCCGCCTGTGAAATCACCGGCGCCGAAGCGATCCACCCCGGCTACGGCTTCTTGTCAGAGAACGCCGGTTTCGTGCAGGTGATCGAAGACCACGGCCTGACCTTCATCGGTCCCACCGCCGAGCACATTCGCGTCATGGGCGACAAGATCACCGCCAAGGACACGATGAAGAAACTTGGCGTGCCCTGTGTGCCCGGCTCCGAAGGCGGCGTGGCCTCGCTCGAAGAAGCCAAACGCTTGGGCGAAGAGATCGGCTATCCGGTCATCATCAAAGCCACGGCAGGCGGTGGCGGTAAGGGCATGAAAGTCGCCCAATCCGCCAAGGACATGGAGCGCGCCTTCCAGACTGCCCGCGCCGAGGGCAAATCGAACTTCGGCAATGACGAAGTCTATATCGAGAAATACCTCACCACCCCGCGCCATATCGAGATTCAGGTCTTTGGCGACGGCAAGGGCAACGCTGTGCATCTGGGCGAACGCGACTGTTCCCTGCAGCGCCGTCACCAGAAGGTCTTCGAAGAGGCCCCCGGCCCCTCGATCACCGCGGAAGAGCGCGCCCGGATCGGTAAGGTCTGTGCGGATGCCGTGGCCAACATCAATTACATCGGTGCGGGCACGATCGAGTTCCTTTATGAGAACGGCGAGTTCTATTTCATCGAAATGAACACCCGCCTTCAGGTGGAACACCCGGTGACCGAAGCGATCTTTGGCGTCGATCTGGTGCGCGAGCAGATCCGCGTCGCCGAAGGGCTGCCGATGTCCTTCACGCAGGACGACCTGCAGATCAACGGCCACGCCATCGAGGTCCGCATCAACGCCGAGAAACTGCCGAACTTCGCGCCCTGCCCGGGCCGGATTACGCAGTATCACGCGCCGGGCGGCCTTGGCGTGCGGATGGATTCAGCCCTTTATGACGGCTATTCGATCCCGCCCTATTACGACAGCTTGATCGGCAAACTCATCGTACATGGCCGCGACCGCCCCGAGGCGCTGGCGCGTCTGGGTCGCGCCCTGGGGGAGCTGATCGTGGACGGCGTCGATACCACTGTTCCTCTCTTCCACGCGCTTCTGGCCGAAGAGGACGTACAATCGGGCGGCTACAACATCCACTGGCTTGAGCATTGGCTGGAAACCAACCTCGGCAACGCCTGACATCAGATGTCGGGTCTGACGCCAGAGATCCTGCTCCACGGCTACTCCATCGGGATTTTCCCCATGGCCGAACACCGCGACGACCCAGAGATTTTCTGGGTCGATCCGCGGCGTCGTGGGGTGATGCCGCTGAATGGCTTTCACATATCGCGCTCACTGGCCCGCGCGATGCGGCGCAGTTCGTTTCACCATACAATCAACCGCGATTTTGGCGGTGTCGTCGCCGGCTGTGCCGACCGCGACGACACTTGGATCAACGCAGAGATCGCGGCACTCTATGCAGGACTGCACCGTGCGGGCCACGCCCATTCACTTGAGGTTTGGGAAGGCGACGCGCTTGTGGGCGGCGTCTATGGCGTTACGCTGGGCCGTGCGTTTTTCGGGGAAAGCATGTTTTCGCGGCGGACCAACGCCTCTAAAATGGCGCTGGCAGCACTGGTGGACCGGCTCCGCCGTGGCGGGTTTACCCTGTTTGACACGCAATTTTTAACCGACCACCTAGCCTCTCTCGGGGCGCAAGAGATCAGCCGCGCGAAGTATCAAGCGCAGCTTGATCTGGCAAAACGCGGCAATGCGCAGTTCCACGCGCCTGTCTTAGACAGCTTTCAGGATGTGCTGCAGCGCATGACCCAAATGTCATAGCGAAAATGTTCCAACGCGTGCAGCGCCGGGGCCGAGGCAATCATCCAGCCCGAGAAGACCGCGCCCTTACTGCCTTCTTCGGTGATCTCAAGCGCGGCATAGGCATTGGCCGCCGGATCGCCCACCGGATAGCGGCAGTCTACCATGGTGATCTGCAGATTGCCCAAAGAGTGACTATCACCCTTGATGATCTCCAGATCGATTGTATCGCCAGAGATCTTGTCCAACGCCCGCAAGACGCCGCCCGTGGCGCTGGCGACCTGAGCGCCCTCTTGTGCATGAAGCGGCGCTGCCAGCAGAGATGCGGCGATCAGAAGCTTTTTCATTAACCTACCCGGATTGCGTGAAACTTGGGGCCGCGCAGCAGGCGCGGCCAACCGATCATTCAGGCTGCCAGGCCTCATAGTCTTTGCGCTCAAGCGGGTCCGCGCGGCGCAGCGACCCAGCC is a window of Sulfitobacter sp. W027 DNA encoding:
- the aat gene encoding leucyl/phenylalanyl-tRNA--protein transferase — protein: MSGLTPEILLHGYSIGIFPMAEHRDDPEIFWVDPRRRGVMPLNGFHISRSLARAMRRSSFHHTINRDFGGVVAGCADRDDTWINAEIAALYAGLHRAGHAHSLEVWEGDALVGGVYGVTLGRAFFGESMFSRRTNASKMALAALVDRLRRGGFTLFDTQFLTDHLASLGAQEISRAKYQAQLDLAKRGNAQFHAPVLDSFQDVLQRMTQMS
- a CDS encoding DUF2155 domain-containing protein gives rise to the protein MKKLLIAASLLAAPLHAQEGAQVASATGGVLRALDKISGDTIDLEIIKGDSHSLGNLQITMVDCRYPVGDPAANAYAALEITEEGSKGAVFSGWMIASAPALHALEHFRYDIWVMRCSTS
- a CDS encoding ABC transporter ATP-binding protein, with amino-acid sequence MAILEVKNVGKRFGGLQALSDVNLSVAENSVHAIIGPNGAGKSTLLNCLVGKLIPDTGSVMFDGQSVLGRKPYEINQMGISRVFQTPEIFGDLTVMENMLIPCLAKRDGAFQLNGWSRVVGQKDVINKAEEMLRDMNMIDKRHMHAAALSRGDKRRLEIAMCLAQDPRLLLLDEPTAGMARADTNNTIDLLKQIKDERDITIAIIEHDMHVVFSLAERITVLAQGTPLVEDTPDRIKGHPKVREAYLGESQDAA
- the accC gene encoding acetyl-CoA carboxylase biotin carboxylase subunit, encoding MFSKILVANRGEIALRVIRAAREMGIKTVAVHSTADSDAMHVRMADESVCIGPPSSTQSYLSIPAIIAACEITGAEAIHPGYGFLSENAGFVQVIEDHGLTFIGPTAEHIRVMGDKITAKDTMKKLGVPCVPGSEGGVASLEEAKRLGEEIGYPVIIKATAGGGGKGMKVAQSAKDMERAFQTARAEGKSNFGNDEVYIEKYLTTPRHIEIQVFGDGKGNAVHLGERDCSLQRRHQKVFEEAPGPSITAEERARIGKVCADAVANINYIGAGTIEFLYENGEFYFIEMNTRLQVEHPVTEAIFGVDLVREQIRVAEGLPMSFTQDDLQINGHAIEVRINAEKLPNFAPCPGRITQYHAPGGLGVRMDSALYDGYSIPPYYDSLIGKLIVHGRDRPEALARLGRALGELIVDGVDTTVPLFHALLAEEDVQSGGYNIHWLEHWLETNLGNA
- a CDS encoding ABC transporter ATP-binding protein; translated protein: MSTDTLDQNANHAQTAPAFLSVWDIHAYYGESYIVQGVSFNVHEGEILALLGRNGAGKTSTLRAIARVSNPELKRGEIWLDHQPLHNMASHQASAAGLALVPEDRRIISGLTVEENLKLAQIAPPIGWSLDRLYDLFPRLGERKNQEGTTLSGGEQQMLAIARALARDIKVLLLDEPYEGLAPVIVDEIEKTLALIKAQGITTILVEQNAVRALKLADRAVILDTGGIVFDGTAAEVLDNAELRAEYLAI
- the accB gene encoding acetyl-CoA carboxylase biotin carboxyl carrier protein — protein: MTKNTHDSDVAFIKALAELLNENDLTELQVKRDYAEDDSLNVRVSRKPPQQIMAAPQQQYQAAPAAAAPSAAPASAPSSAPAAADSDPADHPGAVTSPMVGTVYLQGEPGAPAFISVGASVSEGDTLLIVEAMKTMNHIPAPRAGTVKRILVGDGDAVEFGAPLVILE